One Aphelocoma coerulescens isolate FSJ_1873_10779 chromosome 8, UR_Acoe_1.0, whole genome shotgun sequence genomic region harbors:
- the CFH gene encoding complement factor H: protein MLFLGYVALLLCWMHCAAQRACEEPPPRRVKEVPSKRWDKPPYPHGTQASYNCRPGYVKVGRVAFQCVDGTWKQLPPATECRNKPCGHPGDTEFGFFELTSGSEFVFGARVEYRCNDGYQMLSLRNYRECQADGWSNDVPHCEVIKCLPVQEPENGRIIMTGAFELGQEYSFGQAVNFECNEKHKLVGAKEIVCSANGKWSSDVPQCKEIICDVPEIPHGYVRSPRRNYKENDLVQYFCEEGYKYGNRADALCTESGWNPPPYCTEIVCSPPVISSGNFIPQKDRYIVHDTITVECDAGYHFKVTTGRATAECTKNGWVPDPACVRKPCDYPLIENGRLSSSYEYGRYLYFPKRFGQTVDYYCLDGYSTPTGEFWVRIYCSERGWSPEPKCLKKCSITGLENGYFPRHNWYEFYKEGERVSYGCYNDYQAEHEKVTCTRNGWAPTPRCTRKKKCQTMIFENGFWNSGRTTFHLKEVVSYRCHAGFVTPEGQDTGHTHCQESGWTPPPKCIKSCKAQEDIWIYHTNKTVFMPEDTIEYSCLEGYKTTNNMPTDTTTCDQNGEWSPAPQCREIECALPPLRNRDWIPKKDKYHSGAVVKFTCAKKYIRVGPASIQCYHFGWFPPPPLCKVNVRGCGPPPEITNGSIVDGSVEQYQHGDRKQYECNGEFKLVGSKEIECVDGRWSPSPSCIEDKMPCESPSSIPNVVLRQADQTQYSHGDEVTCGCKPGSDNTEEMKIKCLNGEWKPLPICADASPQCVIPEDIELVHSGQYPVSRRKTGFHKVIHYKCTLTDENIKQATCVSGRWTPEIACTAEESVCPPPPQVPGALQTTVGRNYRNGSKAAFSCTDGFQLVGTREITCIDGKWQSPPHCVERPCLPPQAVECADAPRLENPNLKIEREGKTFYLAGARFKYISLSGYMLDGPTEINCSMGKWTAAPSCLEMPCGSVPKVANAQFEGRNKKFYEPGETIRYQCGSGFLIVGSPEIICRKGNWTAPPFCEDVSCGAAPEIPNGRITSTPRQRYLPEARVHYQCESNFQMTGENYVTCSNGQWSQAPVCRDVTCEPPPEIAGGRIDGIKKPRYIPGESAKYQCWQNFKMTGASTVVCQNGTWTELPTCKGHRGRCGTPPTIQSGELLVFPLQEYQQGDTLEYKCPNFYVLEGSPTITCRNGQWTSPPVCLVACTASEEDMDMNNIELKWVAKTKLYSTSGDYIEFQCKPGYLKHPNSPSLRVQCVEGTLNYPHCILGSNCALDRNTMETNNIRLQSSSQLSIDYRSGDPVVFECKPGYQQASQVEKFRAQCLNGVITYPECRKSWYG, encoded by the exons ctTGTGAAGAACCTCCTCCTAGGAGGGTAAAAGAAGTGCCTTCCAAAAGATGGGACAAACCCCCCTATCCACATGGGACTCAAGCATCATACAATTGTCGGCCTGGATATGTAAAAGTTGGACGAGTTGCGTTTCAGTGCGTCGATGGAACGTGGAAGCAGCTGCCCCCAGCAACAGAATGCAGAA ATAAGCCCTGTGGACATCCTGGAGACACTGAGTTTGGTTTCTTTGAACTTACCAGTGGAAGTGAATTTGTGTTTGGTGCCAGAGTTGAGTACAGATGTAATGATGG CTACCAGATGCTCAGCCTAAGAAATTACCGTGAGTGTCAGGCAGATGGATGGAGCAATGACGTCCCTCACTGTGAAG tgaTAAAGTGTTTACCTGTACAAGAACCTGAAAATGGAAGGATAATTATGACTGGTGCATTTGAGCTAGGCCAAGAATATTCCTTTGGCCAGGCTGTAAATTTTGAATGTAATGAAAAACACAAGCTTGTTGGAGCTAAAGAAATCGTTTGCTCTGCTAATGGAAAATGGAGTAGCGATGTGCCTCAGTGCAAAG AAATTATCTGTGATGTGCCAGAAATTCCTCATGGATATGTCCGTTCTCCAAGGAGGAATTACAAGGAAAATGATCTAGTGCAGTATTTCTGTGAAGAAGGATACAAATATGGGAACAGAGCAGATGCACTGTGCACTGAATCGGGATGGAATCCACCTCCCTATTGCACGG aaattgTATGCTCTCCTCCAGTAATTTCCTCTGGGAACTTTATACCTCAAAAAGACAGGTACATAGTACATGATACAATCACAGTAGAGTGTGATGCTGGATATCATTTTAAAGTGACGACTGGCAGAGCCACAGCTGAATGCACCAAGAATGGATGGGTGCCTGATCCAGCTTGTGTCC GGAAACCGTGTGACTACCCACTTATAGAAAATGGCAGGTTAAGTAGTTCATATGAGTACGGCAGATACCTTTACTTTCCAAAAAGATTTGGACAGACTGTAGATTACTACTGCCTCGACGGCTATTCAACCCCCACTGGAGAATTCTGGGTCCGAATTTACTGTTCTGAAAGGGGCTGGTCTCCTGAGCCAAAATGCCTGA AAAAATGTTCCATCACAGGGCTGGAAAATGGTTATTTCCCACGCCACAACTGGTACGAATTTTACAAGGAAGGTGAAAGAGTCAGTTATGGTTGCTACAATGACTACCAAGCTGAGCATGAAAAAGTCACGTGCACAAGGAATGGTTGGGCACCCACTCCGAGATGTACCCGTAAAA AAAAATGCCAGACTATGATTTTTGAGAATGGCTTTTGGAACTCAGGCAGGACAACATTCCATTTGAAAGAGGTCGTCTCATATAGGTGTCACGCTGGCTTTGTGACTCCAGAAGGACAAGATACAGGACACACACACTGCCAAGAAAGTGGCTGGACTCCACCTCCAAAGTGCATCA AATCATGTAAAGCACAGGAGGACATTTGGATTTATCATACAAATAAAACTGTGTTCATGCCTGAAGATACAATTGAGTATTCATGTTTGGAGGGATATAAAACTACAAATAACATGCCAACTGATACCACAACGTGTGACCAAAATGGAGAATGGAGTCCAGCACCCCAGTGTCGTG aaatagAATGTGCACTGCCACCACTGCGCAATAGAGATTGGATACCCAAGAAGGATAAATACCACAGTGGAGCTGTTGTGAAATTTACCTGTGCAAAAAAATACATCAGGGTGGGACCTGCCTCTATTCAGTGCTACCACTTTGGGTGGtttccaccaccaccactgtgTAAAG tGAATGTCAGAGGCTGTGGACCTCCCCCTGAAATTACCAATGGAAGTATTGTTGATGGGTCTGTGGAACAGTACCAGCATGGGGACAGAAAGCAATATGAATGTAATGGCGAATTTAAGTTGGTTGGATCAAAGGAAATAGAATGTGTTGATGGACGGTGGTCACCTTCTCCCTCTTGCATTG AAGACAAAATGCCGTGTGAATCACCTTCTTCTATCCCGAACGTTGTTCTACGTCAGGCAGACCAGACCCAGTATTCACACGGGGATGAAGTAACTTGTGGATGCAAACCAGGCTCTGACAATACtgaggaaatgaaaataaaatgtcttaATGGAGAATGGAAGCCTTTACCTATTTGTGCTG atgcctCCCCTCAGTGTGTAATTCCAGAGGACATTGAGCTGGTGCACTCAGGCCAGTATCCCGTGTCAAGAAGGAAAACTGGGTTCCATAAAGTTATACATTATAAATGTACATTAACCGACGAAAATATTAAACAGGCAACTTGTGTGTCTGGCAGATGGACTCCAGAGATTGCATGTACAG CTGAGGAGAGTGTGTGCCCACCTCCACCTCAGGTGCCTGGTGCTCTGCAGACAACAGTAGGAAGAAACTACAGGAATGGGAGTAAAGCAGCTTTTTCGTGTACCGACGGTTTCCAGCTCGTCGGTACAAGGGAGATAACCTGTATAGACGGGAAATGGCAATCACCACCTCACTGTGTGG AAAGACCATGTTTGCCACCACAAGCTGTAGAATGTGCTGAtgctcccaggctggaaaaTCCAAACTTAAAAAttgaaagagaagggaaaacatTTTATCTGGCTGGTGCTAGATTTAAGTATATTTCTCTTTCTGGGTACATGTTAGATGGACCAACAGAGATAAATTGTTCTATGGGAAAATGGACTGCAGCTCCTTCATGCTTGG aaatgcCATGTGGAAGTGTTCCAAAAGTTGCCAATGCTCAGTTTGAAGGCAGAAACAAGAAATTTTATGAGCCTGGTGAAACAATTCGCTACCAGTGTGGTTCAGGGTTCCTGATTGTTGGTTCCCCTGAAATTATCTGCAGAAAAGGAAACTGGACAGCACCACCTTTCTGTGAAG ATGTCAGCTGTGGAGCCGCGCCTGAAATCCCCAATGGGCGCATTACAAGCACTCCGAGGCAGAGGTATCTGCCCGAGGCCAGAGTGCACTACCAGTGTGAAAGCAATTTTCAGATGACGGGTGAAAATTATGTTACTTGTTCAAATGGTCAATGGTCACAAGCACCAGTTTGCAGAG ATGTGACATGTGAACCTCCTCCAGAAATTGCTGGTGGTAGAATTGATGGTATTAAAAAGCCCAGGTATATCCCTGGGGAGAGTGCAAAGTATCAGTGCTGGCAAAATTTTAAGATGACTGGGGCTTCCACTGTAGTGTGCCAGAATGGGACCTGGACAGAGCTGCCAACTTGCAAAG GACACCGTGGGAGATGTGGCACACCTCCAACTATTCAAAGTGGAGAGCTTCTTGTCTTCCCCTTGCAAGAATATCAACAAGGTGATACTCTGGAATACAAATGCCCAAATTTCTATGTCTTGGAAGGATCTCCGACAATCACCTGTCGTAACGGGCAGTGGACAAGCCCCCCAGTTTGCCTAG TGGCTTGTACAGCATCAGAAGAAGATATGGACATGAACAATATTGAGCTGAAATGGGTTGCAAAAACCAAGCTGTATTCCACATCAGGGGACTATATTGAATTCCAGTGTAAACCAGGATATCTGAAACACCCAAATAGTCCCAGCCTCAGAGTACAGTGTGTGGAGGGGACATTGAACTACCCACACTGCATACTGGGAA GCAACTGTGCCCTGGATAGGAACACTATGGAAACAAACAATATTCGGTTGCAGTCATCCAGCCAGCTGAGCATTGACTATCGCTCAGGGGATCCTGTTGTCTTTGAGTGCAAGCCTGGCTACCAGCAGGCTTCCCAGGTGGAGAAATTCAGAGCACAGTGCCTGAACGGAGTGATTACATATCCTGAGTGTAGAA AATCATGGTATGGGTAG